TTCGGCACAGCGGATTTCGGGATTTCGGCGTTAAAAGCGATACTGAATTCACATCACGAAATTTCGGCAATAATAACTAATCCGCCAAAACCTGCGGGGCGCGGCTTGCATTTGCGCAAATCGCCGATAAATATATTTGCCGAAGAGCAAAGAATTGCGCCGATTTTTACTCCCGAAAGCATAAAAGACGAAAAATTTATAGAAGAATTAAAGAAAATCGAAGCGGATTTGTTTGTGGTAGTGGCGTTTTCGATTTTGCCGAAAGTTGTTTTTTCTATACCAAAATACGGCACATACAATATTCACGCGGCGCTTCTGCCTGCATTTCGAGGACCTGCGCCAATTCAGCGGGCAATCGAAAGCGGTGCGAAGACGACGGGCGTTTCGGTTTTCAGAATTGACATGGGAGTTGATACCGGCGATATAGTATTGCAAAAAGAGTGCGAAATTCAGTCCGACGACGACACCCCGTCGCTTTACGAAAAATTAAGTGTTTTGGGTGCAACAGCTCTTATGGCGGCGCTCGAAAAAATAGAAAACGGCGAGGTAGAATACAAATCGCAAGATAAAACAAAAGCGACAAAAGCGCCGCTCCTAAAAAAAGAAGAGGCTATAATAAATTGGCAAGAGAGCGCAGTACAAATCGCCAACAAAATCCGCGCCTTTAAACCATTTCCAAGTTCTTACACTACACTTTCAGACGAACAAATAATAATCGAAAAAGCGTCTGCCCAAAATATAGAGACGCGACGCTCGCGTCTTGATACGAATAATACGGACGGCAAAATTGGCGAAATCATAGAAATTACAAAAAACGAAATCTGTGTGCAGACAGGCGACGGCGTTTTGGTCATTACAGAACTGAAACCCGCGGGAAAAAGAGCTATGTCGGCGCGAGATTTTATTAACGGAAAACAAATTAAAGAGGGAATTATATTAAAATGACAGGCGAAAACAGAAGAGAGCGGAGCGAAGAAAAACGCGATTACAACCGAGACGGCAGGCGTGATAACCGCGATAACAGCAGGCGTGAAGACAGGCGTTTTGGCGACAGACAAGACGATAGGCGCGGCGGTGGCGGTGGCAATCGCGGGAATGCAAGATTTGAAAAAAGAAACGACAAAGACAGAAGTTTCGGACCGAGAAGACGTGAAGAACGCCCACTCCGCGAAGACGGTAGCGGCGGTCGCAACATTCGCAGGCTTAACGAAAGAATAACAGACGCGCGAAGCATTGCATTTGAAGTGCTTTTTAAGTTTTTTATTAAAGGCTTCGACATAGAAACAACAATTGACAAGCTTTTCGACCAAAAAGATTTTATTACAAAAGAGCCGCTCGTCTCTCAAACGGAAAAACGGCTTGCTTACGAAATAATTTACGGCGTTTTGCGAAATAAATCTCTGCTCGATTTTGCAGTAGAAAAATATCTGGCGGTGCCCGTTCGCGAGGAAGAAGCGTTAAAGGTAATACTTCAAATCGGCGCGTACCAAATATTATATCTGACAAAAATTCCCGACTTTGCGGCAGTGAACGAAAGCGTAAATTTATGTAAAAGACATTCGCAGACAAGTAAATTTTCGGATTTGACAAACGCTGTTTTAAGAAAACTTATAGCTGAAAAAGCCGCCTCTCGCGGACGAAATTTCCCCGAAATATCGAACAGCGTGCCGTTCGCCGAAAAAATTGCAATAGAATATTCGCACCCGCTTTGGCTTGTGGAAAGATGGATAGAGCAGTTTGGCAAAACGCCCACGCAAAAGATTTTGCAGTTCAATAATACTATCCCCGATATTTTTATTCGCAGAAACGTCGCTCTTACAAGCAAGAATAAGTTTGAGGCGACAGTCGCCAAAAGCTGTGCAAACGGCGTTGCGCGCGGCGTGGGCTTTAACGGTTTGTATTACAAATTACAGGCAGGCGAGCGAATTGACAGAAACGACTTGTTTTTGTCGGGGCAATGCACGGTTCAAGCGCCGTCTTCGGGCTGGGTAGTCGCCTTGCTCGATGTTGAAAACGGCAAAAAAATTCTCGATTTGTGCGCTGCGCCCGGTGGAAAAACAACGCTTCTTTCCGAAGTTGCGCCTAATTCTCAAATTGTTGCGGCAGATATAAGTTTCTCGCGGACAAAAATGATTTCGGATACGCTCAAACGCCTTTCCATAAGAAACGTTGATATTGTCGCCGCAGACGCAAAAAGTTTGGGAATGTCTGAAAAATTCGACTTTTGTCTAATCGACGCGCCGTGCAGTGCAACGGGAGTAATAAATCACCACCCCGAAGCGCGTTGGATACGCGACGAAGAGGCAATCAAAAAAGCGGCGGCGCGCCAAAAGGAAATCCTGAAAAGCGCAGTGCAAACAGTTGATGTCGGTGGAATTATTGTTTACTCTACCTGTTCTCTCGAAAACGAAGAAAATAGAGCTCAGGTCGAGATTTTTTTAGAGGAAAACCCGAATTTCGTCCTTATTCCTGCAAAAGAAAAGATAAAAGACGGACAATTATTATCGGACAACGGTGATTTCTTGGAAATAACGCCGAACAAAAACGGCGCCGACGCTATTTTTGCGGCGAGATTTCAGAGAGTAGAATAAACATATTTCTCGTAGGGGCGTATTGCATACGCCCGGTAAATACAAAAGCGATTTGGGCGTATGCAATACGCCCCTACATTGATTTTAACAGCATTTTTGCATCGGCAACATTATTACATTTCATAATATTGTTTCGGATTTGCGAGCATCCCTCAAAACCCTTGATATACCACGCAAGGTGTTTTTTCATTTCGCCTAAGAATGCGTTTTCGCCGTAAAATTCTTCAAAGTATTGCAAATGTTTTTTTGCGGCGGCGATTTTGTCTTCCCACGTTATTACTTTGG
This is a stretch of genomic DNA from Chitinivibrionia bacterium. It encodes these proteins:
- the fmt gene encoding methionyl-tRNA formyltransferase, with protein sequence MKIAFFGTADFGISALKAILNSHHEISAIITNPPKPAGRGLHLRKSPINIFAEEQRIAPIFTPESIKDEKFIEELKKIEADLFVVVAFSILPKVVFSIPKYGTYNIHAALLPAFRGPAPIQRAIESGAKTTGVSVFRIDMGVDTGDIVLQKECEIQSDDDTPSLYEKLSVLGATALMAALEKIENGEVEYKSQDKTKATKAPLLKKEEAIINWQESAVQIANKIRAFKPFPSSYTTLSDEQIIIEKASAQNIETRRSRLDTNNTDGKIGEIIEITKNEICVQTGDGVLVITELKPAGKRAMSARDFINGKQIKEGIILK
- the rsmB gene encoding 16S rRNA (cytosine(967)-C(5))-methyltransferase RsmB, whose amino-acid sequence is MTGENRRERSEEKRDYNRDGRRDNRDNSRREDRRFGDRQDDRRGGGGGNRGNARFEKRNDKDRSFGPRRREERPLREDGSGGRNIRRLNERITDARSIAFEVLFKFFIKGFDIETTIDKLFDQKDFITKEPLVSQTEKRLAYEIIYGVLRNKSLLDFAVEKYLAVPVREEEALKVILQIGAYQILYLTKIPDFAAVNESVNLCKRHSQTSKFSDLTNAVLRKLIAEKAASRGRNFPEISNSVPFAEKIAIEYSHPLWLVERWIEQFGKTPTQKILQFNNTIPDIFIRRNVALTSKNKFEATVAKSCANGVARGVGFNGLYYKLQAGERIDRNDLFLSGQCTVQAPSSGWVVALLDVENGKKILDLCAAPGGKTTLLSEVAPNSQIVAADISFSRTKMISDTLKRLSIRNVDIVAADAKSLGMSEKFDFCLIDAPCSATGVINHHPEARWIRDEEAIKKAAARQKEILKSAVQTVDVGGIIVYSTCSLENEENRAQVEIFLEENPNFVLIPAKEKIKDGQLLSDNGDFLEITPNKNGADAIFAARFQRVE